The genomic window TGACCGTACTTATACGCCATCGAGCTTTGGAGGAAGAGTTTTTAGTTCCTGAATTGCGGGGTAATGGTAGTTTGCCTATGATGATTGGAATACAGCCGTCACTTGAGGTTGGCGGCTTATGGAGCGCTCTTAATGTACCTTTGCGTTCAGCTTTATACTTAACAATAAGCGTGCCTTTTAATACTCAAGGAACTACAACACCTTTGATTTGGGAACGAATTTTTCACCTGCGAAATAACATGCATGAGAATGGTAGCAACCAAATTCTGACCAAGCGAGTAGTAATTGCAGGTATTGTCAAGAGTGCAACAACAAATCTGCCACTGCTGGCGACAAAAGTTACTCTGCTGGGAACTAGAAAATTCATGGAAAGCAACAAAGAAGGACTGTTCTTTTTTGAAAACCTTGAGATAGGTAACTATGTTTTAAATCTAAATTGTCCTGGTTATTTACCCCAAAATATTAATGCATTGGTAGATAACCAAAGTCATACCTACAAGGAGATATTTCTAACTCCTGAATAATTAACTTTTTACTGACTTGGAGAGACTTTCATGGCTAGACTTGATTACTTTGCTCCTGGTGTCTATATTGAAGAATTTGACCGGGGGAGCCGACCGATTGAAGGTGTTAGCACAGCAGTTGCCGGGTTTGTAGGCTTTACAGAAGATGTTCGAGATGATGCTGAACTCTTTAAGCCAATGTTGGTGACTACTTGGACGCAATATCTGAACTATTTTAGTCGTCCTAATTCTGATGGTTTCACCGATTTCAACGCCTACTTACCCTTTGCAGTTTACGGCTACTTTATGAATGGTGGTGGTCGCTGCTGGGTGACAAGCATCGGTACTCAGTTACCAGGCGCACCCAAACCCGCAACTCCAGAACCTACCACCCTAAGAATCAACTCTCGTGGGAATCGTCCAGCCCTTCGGTTTACTTTGCGCCCCGAACAAGCAGGAGGCGGATTAGTAAATATCTTAATTATTGATGGTTCTCCTCGTGCCCTACCTGAAGGTACTGAAGGAGAAGCTCCTCCAAATACGGGGGAATATTTCACAATCCAGATTCGTCGGGGAGATGAACTTCTAGAGCAATACGAGAACTTGACGATGAACCGCGAGCCTGGTGCTCAAGCAGCATATGCGCTGGCAGCATTGAGAAATTCTATGTATGTCAGTCTAGAAGACATTACTCAAAGCGGACAGCCTTTAACTCGCCGTCCGGTTAATGGTCAGTACGAACTAGCGCCACCAATTGTTGCCCCCTCACTGGATAGATTTTCACGAGATCTAGAAGGGGTTCGGGACGATCGCACAGGGGTACGCGGTATTTTTGAAATTGATGAAATTACAATGCTGGCTTGCCCTGATTTACTGAGGGCTTATCAAGAACAAGTGCTGAACTTGGATCAAGTCCACGGGATCATGGAACTGATGATCAGCATGTGCGAGGGTTCTGCCAGTGGCGATATTCCCAATCCACCCAACCGCATGGTTGTACTTGATGC from Nostoc sp. UHCC 0926 includes these protein-coding regions:
- a CDS encoding Pvc16 family protein, with translation MLIFVLQTLAEILAGGTSLTSTEQIDFSHPGNRREEGAGPTLNLYIYDIRESKQYQQAGRQVERNTTRHLQAGTVTWAPAWFDVSLLLTAWDRTTLGEHHFLSEALTVLIRHRALEEEFLVPELRGNGSLPMMIGIQPSLEVGGLWSALNVPLRSALYLTISVPFNTQGTTTPLIWERIFHLRNNMHENGSNQILTKRVVIAGIVKSATTNLPLLATKVTLLGTRKFMESNKEGLFFFENLEIGNYVLNLNCPGYLPQNINALVDNQSHTYKEIFLTPE
- a CDS encoding phage tail sheath family protein, which gives rise to MARLDYFAPGVYIEEFDRGSRPIEGVSTAVAGFVGFTEDVRDDAELFKPMLVTTWTQYLNYFSRPNSDGFTDFNAYLPFAVYGYFMNGGGRCWVTSIGTQLPGAPKPATPEPTTLRINSRGNRPALRFTLRPEQAGGGLVNILIIDGSPRALPEGTEGEAPPNTGEYFTIQIRRGDELLEQYENLTMNREPGAQAAYALAALRNSMYVSLEDITQSGQPLTRRPVNGQYELAPPIVAPSLDRFSRDLEGVRDDRTGVRGIFEIDEITMLACPDLLRAYQEQVLNLDQVHGIMELMISMCEGSASGDIPNPPNRMVVLDAPPDAVKPQQVVDWLNRFNRRSMFAALYYPWIKVANPRDRGNPILVPPCGHMMGVWARTDETRGVYKAPANEVPRGVIGLGYDTNFREQELLNPLGINCIRNFPNRGIRIWGARTLVEPDKTEWRYISVRRLISYIEKSIELGTQWVVFEPNDQDLWARVIRTVSNFLERIWREGALFGASPEQAFYVKCDAELNPPETMVLGRLYVEVGVCPVRPAEFVIFRISQWNALDEQ